One Candidatus Nanosynbacter featherlites genomic region harbors:
- a CDS encoding glycosyltransferase: MASEGREVPRVAIVCDWLTTYGGAEKVVKSIHELFPDAPIFTSQYSRKQINWFNDCQVHVGWVNIFPARLRKILAVPRALYFNRLHRRLRHYDIIITVCTAESKGIKLYPHQTGICYLQGPPTQYFWGMYDDYVKNPGFGKLNFIVRFFFKLLVGPLRKIDWKFAQRPTVLVANSSYSAAETKKYYNRSAQVLFPPVEVDKFTIGSTANSKEEFFITTSRQVNWKRLDIAIKACLLSGKRLVLVGDGAEHGILQQLAGDSPLIRFIPRIDNPEELNALVSQAKGFIFPSIEPFGIAPIEALSAGVPVIALKQGGALDYIHEGKNGTFFDEQTVESLVAAMQRFDGMTFHKQQVSASAKDFSDARFKQELQRIVDDATGK; encoded by the coding sequence ATGGCTTCTGAGGGTCGGGAAGTGCCGCGCGTTGCCATTGTTTGTGATTGGCTGACGACCTATGGCGGAGCGGAGAAAGTAGTCAAATCCATCCATGAACTATTCCCTGACGCACCTATTTTCACCTCTCAGTACTCTCGCAAGCAGATAAATTGGTTTAATGATTGCCAAGTTCATGTTGGTTGGGTGAATATCTTTCCTGCTCGCCTCAGGAAGATTTTGGCGGTACCCAGGGCGCTCTATTTCAACCGGTTACATCGTCGGTTGCGTCACTATGACATCATCATCACCGTTTGTACGGCAGAAAGTAAGGGTATCAAACTTTATCCACATCAGACAGGAATTTGCTATTTACAAGGTCCGCCGACGCAGTATTTTTGGGGGATGTATGATGACTATGTCAAAAACCCTGGCTTTGGTAAACTGAACTTCATCGTACGGTTCTTTTTTAAGCTATTGGTTGGGCCGCTGCGCAAGATTGATTGGAAATTTGCCCAGCGACCAACAGTGCTGGTCGCTAACTCGTCGTATTCGGCTGCCGAAACTAAAAAGTACTATAATCGGTCCGCTCAGGTGTTGTTTCCACCGGTGGAAGTCGATAAATTTACTATTGGTTCGACTGCTAATTCCAAAGAAGAATTTTTCATCACTACCTCTCGGCAGGTTAACTGGAAGCGTCTAGATATTGCTATCAAAGCGTGTTTGTTGTCAGGCAAGCGGCTGGTGTTGGTGGGTGATGGCGCAGAACACGGCATTTTGCAGCAGCTGGCGGGAGATAGTCCACTCATTAGATTTATCCCACGCATTGATAATCCTGAGGAGTTGAACGCCTTGGTATCCCAGGCAAAAGGATTTATTTTTCCAAGCATTGAGCCATTTGGTATTGCGCCAATTGAAGCGCTGAGCGCTGGCGTGCCGGTGATCGCTTTGAAACAAGGTGGGGCGCTGGATTATATTCACGAAGGGAAAAATGGCACGTTCTTTGACGAGCAGACAGTTGAAAGTTTGGTAGCGGCAATGCAACGATTTGACGGTATGACGTTTCATAAACAGCAGGTCTCGGCATCGGCGAAGGATTTTTCGGACGCGAGGTTTAAGCAGGAGCTACAGCGGATAGTTGATGATGCGACTGGTAAATAG
- a CDS encoding exopolysaccharide biosynthesis polyprenyl glycosylphosphotransferase: MKRDFLFTSKALLLLADVAMVVLSFALAYYYRTHLDTRVYYFVPQIRNFVVLIVALLPLWLIVNALSGLYNREIFLSRPKEYMRVLLTSVISVMALISYEFFTGEDVFPVRIIAVYFVVINFILMILGREIVKLINSVLILRGFGRQKVLIVGDNDKTVELAEYFGKHINYGYDVVGVVAGYGGKGVETFKNFKTAVESVHPAIIMQTDITRSQEVYHYALSNHLTYMFVPQQDRMVSKMNSVEIIAGLPIIEIQATQLFGIGRVWKRLMDIVVGSVALLLLSPIMLLVAIIMKLSAPREAVFFRQTRLTRFNREFRIYKFRSQKSKYNGTTPEEAFTMMGRPELIKQYRDNGDQLDNDPRITRLGRFLRATSLDELPQLLNVVKGDISLVGPRALIPQEINQYKRKDTILAVKSGLTGLAQVSGRRDISFEERRQLDVYYVQNWSLWLDIRILVKTFGMVLFQRGAR, encoded by the coding sequence ATGAAACGCGATTTCCTGTTTACCTCAAAAGCGTTACTCTTGCTGGCTGATGTTGCGATGGTGGTGCTGTCATTTGCGCTAGCTTATTATTACCGAACTCACCTGGACACCCGCGTGTATTACTTTGTGCCGCAAATTCGTAACTTTGTCGTGCTGATCGTCGCTTTGTTACCACTGTGGCTGATAGTCAATGCCTTGTCTGGGCTGTATAACCGAGAAATATTTTTGTCGCGCCCCAAAGAGTATATGCGTGTGCTGTTGACTTCGGTGATTAGTGTGATGGCACTGATTTCTTATGAATTTTTCACTGGCGAAGATGTGTTTCCGGTACGAATCATTGCAGTATACTTTGTGGTCATCAACTTTATCTTGATGATTCTTGGTCGTGAGATTGTGAAATTGATCAATAGTGTTTTGATCTTGCGCGGCTTTGGTCGGCAAAAGGTGTTGATTGTTGGTGATAATGACAAAACTGTTGAGTTGGCAGAATATTTTGGCAAACATATCAATTATGGCTATGATGTCGTTGGTGTCGTGGCTGGCTATGGTGGTAAAGGGGTTGAAACCTTTAAGAATTTCAAAACAGCAGTAGAATCAGTTCACCCAGCTATCATCATGCAAACTGACATCACACGGTCCCAAGAGGTCTATCACTACGCTTTGTCAAACCACCTGACCTATATGTTTGTGCCGCAGCAAGATCGGATGGTGTCCAAAATGAATAGCGTGGAGATCATTGCTGGACTACCAATCATAGAAATTCAGGCAACCCAGTTGTTTGGGATTGGTCGAGTCTGGAAGCGCTTGATGGACATCGTGGTTGGTAGTGTGGCGCTACTGCTGCTCTCACCAATCATGTTGTTGGTTGCTATCATCATGAAATTGAGCGCCCCACGTGAAGCAGTTTTCTTCCGTCAAACCAGGTTGACACGGTTTAACCGCGAGTTTAGGATCTATAAGTTCCGCTCACAAAAGTCCAAATATAACGGCACAACTCCTGAAGAGGCCTTTACCATGATGGGCCGTCCAGAGCTGATCAAACAATACCGTGATAATGGCGATCAACTAGACAATGATCCACGCATCACTCGGTTGGGACGATTTCTTCGGGCAACCTCGCTGGATGAATTGCCGCAACTACTGAATGTCGTCAAAGGTGATATCTCATTGGTTGGCCCACGGGCTTTGATCCCTCAAGAGATCAATCAATACAAACGTAAAGACACCATTTTGGCAGTGAAATCAGGTTTAACTGGTTTGGCGCAGGTGTCTGGCAGGCGCGATATTAGTTTTGAAGAGCGACGTCAGCTTGATGTGTACTACGTACAGAACTGGTCGTTGTGGTTGGATATTCGTATTTTGGTAAAGACGTTTGGGATGGTGTTGTTCCAGCGGGGAGCTCGGTGA
- a CDS encoding glycosyltransferase family 2 protein → MRAAVVILNYKGWQDTKKCLAAMKKQTHEDFEIYLIDNGSGDDSVKELSKIKIKNLHFHQEPNNTGFTGGVNIGIRWAIEQGFDAVALLNNDAAPEPDWLKNLAGALEQKPEVGAVTSLMLDTTGKFIDDAGDEYSTWGIPALRAEHLPKDQAPDSGLLFGATGGATLYRTKVFQQIGFFDEDFFAYNEDVDISWRMQLVGWKVWYEKTAVVFHKHSATSSKIPGFTINQVFKNLPQVFWKNVPFPMIIPMWFKFTLIYFMFMVYQIPKGGFKFAVKGFIQSIGLWPKSLAKRRRIQKTKTVSNTYIKSLLYHGLPLKQVNRIKKALGFQ, encoded by the coding sequence ATGAGAGCCGCAGTGGTTATTTTGAATTATAAAGGCTGGCAGGACACGAAGAAATGTTTGGCTGCTATGAAAAAGCAGACGCATGAAGATTTTGAGATATATTTGATAGACAATGGGTCGGGTGATGATTCGGTTAAAGAATTATCGAAAATCAAGATAAAAAATCTCCATTTTCATCAAGAGCCAAACAATACTGGCTTTACTGGCGGGGTTAATATTGGAATTCGTTGGGCTATTGAACAGGGATTTGATGCGGTGGCTTTGTTGAACAATGATGCGGCTCCAGAACCAGACTGGTTGAAAAATTTGGCGGGCGCTCTTGAGCAAAAACCAGAGGTTGGCGCGGTTACTAGCTTGATGTTAGATACTACTGGCAAGTTCATCGATGACGCAGGTGATGAGTACTCTACCTGGGGTATTCCAGCGCTGCGTGCGGAGCATTTACCAAAAGACCAAGCACCTGACAGTGGCTTACTTTTTGGGGCAACGGGTGGAGCAACCTTGTATCGCACCAAAGTTTTTCAGCAGATTGGCTTCTTTGACGAGGACTTTTTCGCGTACAATGAAGACGTTGATATTTCATGGCGTATGCAACTAGTCGGCTGGAAAGTGTGGTATGAAAAAACTGCGGTAGTTTTCCATAAACACTCAGCAACAAGCTCCAAAATTCCTGGCTTTACCATCAACCAAGTGTTTAAAAACTTGCCGCAGGTATTCTGGAAAAATGTACCATTTCCTATGATCATACCGATGTGGTTCAAATTTACGCTCATATATTTCATGTTCATGGTGTACCAAATACCAAAAGGTGGCTTTAAATTTGCGGTCAAAGGATTTATACAAAGCATAGGCCTGTGGCCAAAATCACTGGCTAAGCGCCGCCGTATTCAAAAGACTAAAACCGTCTCAAATACTTACATCAAGTCACTGTTATATCACGGTCTTCCATTGAAGCAAGTGAATCGCATCAAGAAAGCCTTGGGATTTCAGTGA
- the rfbB gene encoding dTDP-glucose 4,6-dehydratase, with translation MTRMLVTGGAGFIGSNFVHYTVKHKPEYDITVIDKLTYAGNTANLQPVADQINFVEGDICDAELIDKLVSETDIVVHFAAESHNDNSLRNPWPFVETNVIGTYTILEAVRKHGKRLHHISTDEVFGDLELDDPNRFTEDTPYNPSSPYSSTKASSDMLVRAWVRSFGIKATISNCSNNYGPYQHIEKFIPRQITNILSDIKPKLYGTGEQVRDWIHVDDHNSAVHLILEKGELGETYIIGADNDHVNNKMVIELICELMGKGKDWYEHVNDRPGHDMRYAMDSSKLRRELGWQPQYTDNQTGMRDGLMQTIEWYREHEDWWKAQKEAVEAAYAKQGQ, from the coding sequence ATGACCAGAATGCTAGTTACGGGAGGTGCGGGATTCATTGGCTCGAATTTTGTACATTATACCGTCAAACACAAGCCAGAATACGACATCACCGTTATCGACAAGCTCACCTATGCGGGTAATACCGCCAATTTACAGCCAGTAGCTGACCAAATTAATTTCGTGGAAGGCGACATTTGCGATGCCGAATTGATTGACAAATTAGTATCTGAAACTGACATTGTGGTGCATTTTGCCGCCGAAAGTCACAATGACAATTCTCTACGCAATCCCTGGCCGTTTGTCGAAACTAACGTCATCGGCACCTACACTATCCTCGAGGCTGTCCGCAAACACGGCAAACGCTTGCATCATATCTCGACTGATGAAGTGTTTGGCGATTTGGAACTCGACGACCCCAACCGCTTTACCGAAGACACCCCGTACAATCCATCCAGCCCCTACTCCAGCACCAAAGCCTCCAGTGACATGCTGGTACGCGCCTGGGTTCGCAGCTTCGGCATCAAAGCGACAATTTCCAATTGCTCCAATAATTACGGCCCATACCAACACATCGAAAAGTTCATTCCACGCCAAATCACCAATATTTTGAGCGACATCAAACCTAAACTGTACGGCACGGGCGAGCAAGTCCGCGACTGGATTCACGTTGATGACCATAACTCGGCAGTTCACCTCATCTTGGAAAAAGGCGAGTTGGGTGAAACGTACATCATCGGCGCTGACAACGACCATGTCAACAACAAAATGGTGATTGAGCTGATTTGCGAACTAATGGGCAAAGGCAAAGATTGGTATGAACACGTCAATGACCGCCCTGGCCACGACATGCGCTACGCCATGGACTCCAGCAAGCTGCGCCGCGAACTCGGTTGGCAGCCACAGTACACTGATAACCAAACAGGTATGCGCGACGGCCTAATGCAAACCATCGAATGGTACCGCGAGCACGAAGATTGGTGGAAGGCCCAAAAAGAAGCCGTTGAGGCAGCCTACGCAAAACAGGGGCAATAA
- a CDS encoding NUDIX hydrolase: protein MTDVPSKTKVSSKIVYQNPWITIHEDQTISQDGNTGIYGYMESRDSCMVVVVDDQERLYLVRGFRYPSQSFGWELPGGGGDNEDLLEASKRELEEETGIIAQSWQKLGEAYVCNGLLTEKMAVCLAQKLSFTGQREQSDEVFSDMRFFTPDEIDDLIRDGEINDCQTLAGLHYYQLWRKDTI from the coding sequence ATGACAGATGTGCCGTCAAAAACGAAAGTCAGTAGTAAAATCGTCTACCAAAATCCTTGGATCACCATTCACGAAGATCAGACTATTAGTCAAGACGGAAACACCGGAATCTATGGCTATATGGAGTCGCGAGATTCGTGCATGGTTGTAGTGGTAGACGATCAAGAGCGCTTATATTTGGTGCGTGGCTTTCGCTATCCCTCACAGAGCTTTGGCTGGGAGCTACCCGGTGGTGGGGGCGACAATGAAGATCTATTAGAAGCCTCGAAGCGCGAACTTGAAGAAGAAACCGGCATCATTGCTCAGTCCTGGCAGAAACTAGGCGAAGCGTATGTTTGTAATGGCCTATTGACAGAGAAAATGGCCGTTTGCCTGGCCCAAAAGCTAAGTTTTACTGGCCAGCGCGAACAAAGCGATGAAGTGTTTAGCGATATGCGGTTTTTCACGCCTGATGAGATTGATGATTTGATTCGAGATGGCGAGATTAATGATTGCCAAACTCTGGCAGGACTACATTATTATCAACTATGGCGAAAGGATACTATATGA
- the rfbA gene encoding glucose-1-phosphate thymidylyltransferase RfbA gives MKGIILAGGSGTRLWPITQAISKQLMPIYDKPMIYYPLTTLMQAGIRDILIITTPDDQAGFQRLLGDGSQWGINLEYAVQPNPDGLAQAFIIGEEFIGNDKVALVLGDNIFHGERLDESLQECTNPDGGTVFAYKVSDPERYGVVEFDEQNQAISIEEKPAEPKSNFAVVGLYFYDNDVVEIAKNVKPSDRGELEITSINAEYLRRGKLQVQTLDNGDVWLDTGTIDSLTDASDFVRVIQKRTGRIIGSPEKTAFKNGWISREQLDTLAEPLKKSGYSNYFTRLL, from the coding sequence ATGAAAGGAATAATTTTAGCAGGTGGATCTGGAACGCGCCTTTGGCCAATTACCCAAGCGATTAGTAAACAGTTAATGCCAATTTATGATAAGCCGATGATTTATTATCCGCTTACCACGCTGATGCAGGCAGGAATTCGCGACATTTTGATAATCACCACACCAGACGACCAAGCTGGCTTTCAACGACTGCTTGGCGATGGCTCACAATGGGGTATTAATCTCGAATATGCCGTTCAACCCAATCCAGATGGCCTCGCACAAGCTTTCATTATTGGTGAAGAATTCATCGGTAACGACAAGGTGGCGTTAGTCCTAGGAGATAATATCTTCCACGGTGAGCGCCTGGATGAGTCTCTACAGGAGTGTACCAATCCTGACGGCGGTACGGTTTTTGCTTACAAAGTGTCTGACCCAGAACGATACGGTGTGGTCGAGTTTGATGAGCAAAACCAAGCTATCTCCATCGAAGAAAAACCAGCCGAGCCAAAGTCAAACTTTGCTGTTGTTGGTTTGTATTTCTACGATAATGACGTGGTCGAAATTGCCAAGAACGTCAAACCATCCGACCGCGGTGAGCTAGAAATTACCTCCATCAATGCTGAATATCTCCGCCGCGGCAAATTGCAAGTCCAGACTCTAGATAATGGTGATGTTTGGCTAGACACCGGGACGATTGACAGCCTGACCGATGCCTCTGATTTTGTTCGTGTCATCCAAAAACGGACTGGTCGCATCATTGGTAGTCCGGAAAAAACTGCCTTTAAAAATGGCTGGATCAGCCGAGAGCAGCTTGACACACTCGCTGAACCACTTAAAAAATCTGGATATAGTAACTATTTCACAAGGTTGTTATAA
- a CDS encoding glycosyltransferase family 2 protein, which produces MKRVCVIIPAYNEGAVIQDVIKKSKKVFSKAHKSYSIDIVLVNDGSKDDTLKQAQKGGAIVIDHILNSGAGGATLTGLAYARQYGYDIATTMDADGQHDPEDVLVGIRQSDTSDTDLLIGSRLINSEGMSRTKVLGNKGLSFITYALFGINVTDSQSGLRVYSRKAIDNLDWKSTGYEFCSEMIWRAKQAGMIISEYPIKAIYTDYSRAKGQNNWNAINIVKRLFKQRLTELFE; this is translated from the coding sequence ATGAAACGAGTTTGTGTTATCATACCTGCCTACAACGAGGGTGCGGTTATTCAGGACGTTATCAAGAAATCCAAGAAGGTTTTTTCAAAGGCACATAAATCCTATTCTATTGATATTGTGCTTGTCAATGATGGATCAAAAGACGACACACTTAAGCAAGCACAAAAAGGTGGTGCGATCGTCATTGATCACATCTTAAACTCTGGTGCTGGCGGCGCTACCCTGACTGGGCTTGCCTACGCACGACAATACGGCTACGATATCGCTACCACCATGGATGCTGATGGGCAACACGACCCAGAGGATGTTCTAGTGGGAATCAGGCAGAGCGACACCTCTGATACCGACTTACTCATTGGCAGCCGACTCATCAACAGTGAGGGTATGTCTAGGACTAAGGTTTTAGGAAATAAAGGTCTCAGCTTCATCACTTATGCTCTGTTTGGTATCAATGTCACTGATTCACAGTCCGGTCTACGAGTTTACTCGCGAAAGGCAATTGACAACCTTGACTGGAAATCAACTGGCTATGAATTTTGCTCAGAAATGATTTGGCGTGCTAAACAAGCAGGTATGATTATTTCCGAATACCCGATTAAAGCAATCTATACTGACTACTCCCGTGCCAAAGGTCAAAACAACTGGAACGCTATTAACATCGTCAAACGACTATTCAAGCAACGACTAACGGAGCTATTCGAATGA
- a CDS encoding NAD-dependent epimerase/dehydratase family protein: MKIAITGASGYIGRHIAALAKKNGHEVVAIDRSSDIDIFAQHDNIFEALQKPDILLHLAWRDGFRHNSPEHMKNLSHHYDFLRSYINSGGKNVAVMGSMHEVGYWEGAIDEQTPCDPLSQYGVAKNALRQSMMLLTKDSDISLYWLRGFYIYGDDMGGHSIFSKIAQAAADGKTEFPFTTGKNKYDFLHIDEFSDQVLATITQDKVTGIINICSGKPVSLAERVEQYIQDNHYHIKLQYGAFPDRPYDSPAVWGDDSKIRMITG; encoded by the coding sequence GTGAAAATTGCTATCACTGGAGCAAGTGGATATATCGGGCGTCACATTGCTGCGCTAGCTAAAAAGAATGGCCATGAGGTGGTAGCTATTGATAGATCGAGCGATATCGATATTTTTGCTCAACACGACAATATATTTGAAGCGTTACAAAAACCTGATATTTTACTGCATTTAGCTTGGCGAGATGGCTTTCGACACAATTCACCAGAACATATGAAAAATCTCTCTCATCACTACGATTTTTTGCGGTCATATATCAACAGTGGCGGCAAGAATGTGGCGGTGATGGGTAGCATGCATGAGGTTGGGTACTGGGAAGGCGCAATCGATGAGCAGACACCGTGCGATCCGCTGTCTCAATACGGTGTTGCCAAAAATGCCTTGCGGCAAAGTATGATGCTGCTCACAAAAGATAGCGACATTAGCTTATATTGGCTGCGTGGTTTTTATATCTATGGCGATGATATGGGCGGCCACTCGATATTTTCCAAAATCGCACAAGCTGCTGCTGACGGTAAAACCGAATTTCCTTTCACGACAGGCAAAAATAAATATGATTTTTTGCATATTGATGAATTTTCGGATCAAGTGTTAGCGACTATCACTCAAGATAAGGTAACGGGAATAATCAATATTTGTTCTGGTAAACCAGTTAGTCTAGCTGAGCGGGTTGAACAATACATACAAGACAATCACTATCATATCAAATTGCAGTATGGAGCGTTTCCGGACAGGCCGTATGATTCGCCGGCAGTTTGGGGTGATGACTCAAAGATAAGAATGATTACAGGCTAG
- a CDS encoding glycosyltransferase produces MMSSKSQHTFVVLAYKESPFLEDCVKSVMNQQYNSDVVIATSTPNAFIDAIAEKYGLKVIARPEKDRGKGAASDFDFGLSVSETTLTTVANHDEIYDYNYSSEVVAYYEKHQDSCIIFTRAYDIKGNFAVTKSLNLVIKNMLCWPLAISKKSRFTKRLLLSFGDPICCPAVTFVKGHYKLPVFESDLIATFDYWAWEKLSKNTYGFGYIKKSLMGHRIHEGSITTKAIGDNARAKEEYMILSKFWPKPIAKIISSVYRLSERSNG; encoded by the coding sequence ATGATGAGCAGTAAATCGCAGCACACTTTTGTCGTTTTAGCCTATAAAGAATCACCATTTTTGGAAGATTGTGTTAAATCTGTGATGAATCAGCAATATAACAGTGATGTTGTAATTGCTACATCAACACCAAATGCTTTTATTGATGCTATCGCTGAAAAGTATGGCCTAAAAGTGATTGCTCGACCAGAAAAAGATAGAGGCAAAGGCGCGGCGAGTGATTTTGATTTTGGGTTGTCAGTTTCTGAGACGACACTAACTACCGTCGCTAACCACGATGAGATATATGACTATAATTATTCTTCAGAGGTGGTTGCGTATTATGAAAAACACCAGGATAGTTGCATTATCTTTACTAGGGCCTATGACATCAAAGGCAATTTTGCGGTGACTAAATCTCTAAATTTAGTTATTAAAAATATGCTTTGCTGGCCGCTGGCGATTTCCAAAAAAAGTCGATTTACTAAGAGATTGCTTCTGTCTTTTGGTGATCCAATTTGCTGTCCAGCTGTAACTTTTGTTAAAGGTCACTACAAGCTTCCGGTTTTTGAGTCTGATTTGATAGCGACGTTTGATTATTGGGCGTGGGAAAAACTATCTAAAAATACTTACGGCTTTGGGTATATTAAAAAATCACTAATGGGTCATCGTATCCATGAAGGTTCAATCACCACCAAGGCGATTGGCGACAATGCTCGTGCCAAGGAAGAATATATGATTTTGTCAAAGTTTTGGCCAAAACCAATAGCTAAAATCATCTCATCAGTATATCGACTCAGTGAGCGGAGTAACGGGTGA